A genomic stretch from Elusimicrobiota bacterium includes:
- the lspA gene encoding signal peptidase II, producing MTRFKRALLLRPAVLLGVFVADRLTKLWAMERLAPLPGLPLLPFFHLTYVENTGAAFGIGRSRNGFFVALTLALLGLLCFMRRRWPREDRWLESGFLLVAAGALGNLYDRLAYGFVVDFLDFRVWPVFNVADSCVTVGACCLAWGLSRLEKEKPGRS from the coding sequence ATGACGCGGTTCAAGCGCGCCCTGCTGTTGCGCCCGGCGGTCCTGCTGGGCGTCTTCGTCGCGGACCGGCTGACCAAGCTGTGGGCCATGGAACGGCTCGCGCCGCTGCCCGGCCTGCCGCTGCTGCCTTTCTTCCATCTGACCTATGTGGAGAACACGGGCGCGGCCTTCGGCATCGGCCGCAGCCGCAACGGGTTCTTCGTGGCCCTGACGCTGGCGCTGCTGGGCCTGCTCTGCTTCATGCGCCGCCGCTGGCCGCGCGAGGACCGCTGGCTGGAGAGCGGGTTCCTGCTCGTGGCCGCAGGCGCTCTGGGCAACCTCTACGACCGCCTGGCCTACGGGTTCGTGGTGGACTTCCTGGATTTCCGCGTCTGGCCGGTCTTCAACGTCGCGGACTCCTGCGTGACCGTGGGGGCCTGCTGCCTGGCCTGGGGCCTATCCCGCCTGGAAAAGGAGAAGCCCGGGCGCTCTTGA
- the rlmD gene encoding 23S rRNA (uracil(1939)-C(5))-methyltransferase RlmD, translated as MAERLTVRVLRMAQEGQAVAKAEGSPRVIFVPGGAPGDLLEVEVLEAKSSFARARILRLLEPGPERIEPPCPLHAGPGRPGPACGGCDWQHLDYQAQLRHKAALVGDCVERIGKLKGVAILPTLPSPKPWAYRNKVMVPFGEGPGGKGLIAGFYAAGSHQIVDLPACPVQPELSVRIVLKAKALAQELGWRAYDERSGRGALRHLFVRTNSQGKALVTVVSHGPHLPAVEAFVSRLRADFPDILGIHHNVQPLKTSVILGPQWRCLWGARGMEEKLGRLSFLVSPGAFLQVNTEAAELLYEAAKSALCQGGQAFGQVLDLYCGVGTLSLWLAPSAARVIGVEENRDAVRDAWKSAERNGVRNVRFTGGRAESVLPRLLKEGLGSGPLAVVVDPPRAGLTVPVLRFLTRPSVRRVVYVSCDPATFARDAGYLSRSGFSLAQVQPVDLFPQTSHVELVGRLDRSGS; from the coding sequence ATGGCTGAGAGACTGACGGTCCGCGTGCTGCGCATGGCCCAGGAGGGCCAGGCCGTGGCCAAGGCCGAAGGCTCCCCGCGCGTCATATTCGTCCCCGGCGGAGCGCCGGGCGACCTCCTGGAAGTCGAGGTCCTGGAGGCCAAGTCCTCCTTCGCCCGCGCCCGCATCCTCCGGCTCCTGGAGCCGGGGCCCGAGCGCATCGAACCGCCCTGCCCTCTGCACGCCGGGCCGGGCCGTCCCGGCCCGGCCTGCGGCGGCTGCGACTGGCAGCACCTGGACTACCAGGCCCAGCTGCGCCACAAGGCCGCGCTGGTGGGCGACTGCGTCGAGCGCATCGGCAAGCTCAAGGGCGTCGCCATCCTCCCCACCTTGCCCTCGCCCAAGCCCTGGGCCTACCGCAACAAGGTCATGGTCCCATTCGGGGAGGGCCCGGGCGGCAAGGGGCTCATCGCCGGCTTCTACGCCGCGGGCTCCCACCAGATCGTGGACCTGCCCGCCTGCCCGGTGCAGCCCGAGCTCTCCGTGCGCATCGTCCTGAAAGCCAAGGCTCTGGCGCAGGAACTGGGCTGGCGCGCCTATGACGAGCGCTCCGGACGAGGCGCGCTGCGCCATCTCTTCGTGCGCACCAACAGCCAGGGCAAGGCGCTGGTGACCGTGGTCTCCCACGGCCCGCACCTGCCGGCCGTCGAGGCCTTCGTCTCGCGCCTGCGCGCGGACTTCCCCGACATCCTCGGCATCCACCACAACGTCCAGCCGCTCAAGACCTCGGTCATCCTCGGGCCGCAGTGGCGCTGCCTCTGGGGGGCCCGGGGCATGGAGGAGAAGCTGGGGCGGCTCTCCTTCCTGGTCTCCCCGGGCGCATTCCTGCAAGTGAACACCGAGGCGGCCGAGCTCCTCTATGAGGCCGCGAAGTCCGCCCTCTGCCAGGGCGGGCAAGCCTTCGGCCAGGTCCTGGACCTCTACTGCGGGGTCGGGACGCTCTCCCTGTGGCTGGCGCCCTCGGCCGCGCGCGTCATCGGGGTGGAGGAGAACCGCGACGCCGTGCGCGACGCCTGGAAGTCCGCGGAGCGCAACGGGGTGCGCAACGTGCGCTTCACGGGAGGCCGGGCCGAGTCGGTCCTGCCCAGGCTCCTCAAGGAAGGTCTGGGCAGCGGCCCCTTGGCCGTAGTCGTGGACCCGCCCCGCGCCGGCCTGACCGTGCCGGTGCTGCGCTTCCTGACCCGCCCCTCGGTCCGGCGCGTGGTCTATGTCTCCTGCGACCCGGCGACCTTCGCCCGCGACGCCGGCTATCTCAGCCGCTCCGGGTTCTCTCTCGCCCAGGTCCAGCCCGTCGACCTCTTCCCCCAGACCTCGCACGTGGAGCTCGTCGGCCGGCTCGACCGCTCTGGGTCTTAG